The Nitrospirota bacterium genome window below encodes:
- a CDS encoding response regulator — protein MNILLVEDEQTLASTLKEGLEMDGHFVDIAGDGTDGMSKAEQHPNDVIIMDVILPLMDGLTTLSALREKGIMTPVILLTADDAVVNQTKRADVAASEYPVGQLALGLLVSKVRYLLRKSLH, from the coding sequence ATGAATATTCTTTTAGTGGAAGACGAGCAGACTCTTGCATCAACCCTTAAAGAGGGGCTTGAAATGGACGGTCACTTTGTTGATATTGCAGGTGACGGTACGGACGGGATGTCTAAGGCGGAACAGCATCCAAACGATGTCATTATCATGGATGTCATCCTCCCGTTGATGGACGGATTAACAACACTGAGCGCACTTAGGGAGAAGGGGATAATGACCCCGGTGATCCTGCTTACAGCAGATGATGCTGTCGTGAATCAGACAAAAAGAGCAGATGTTGCTGCCAGTGAATACCCGGTTGGCCAGCTGGCTCTGGGTCTGCTTGTCTCAAAGGTTCGGTATCTGCTGCGCAAGTCATTGCATTAA
- a CDS encoding TrpB-like pyridoxal phosphate-dependent enzyme — translation MEDHTVDDTKIFLSEDEMPTHWYNIVADFPKPLPPVLHPGTGQPIGPDDLAPLFPMDLIMQEVSQERFIEIPKEVRDVYRLWRPSPLVRARRWEKALGTPARIYYKWEGVSPAGSHKPNTAVAQAYYNKKAGITRITTETGAGQWGSALAFACNLFGIECKVYMVRVSYDQKPYRRIMMEAWGAKCISSPSNETAAGRKILEKYPDTPGSLGIAISEAVEEAASRDDTKYSLGSVLNHVMLHQTVIGLETKIQFEKVGEYPDVVIGCAGGGSNFAGLAIPFVRDKIIDGRDIKVIAVEPTACPTLTKGLYRYDFGDTACTTPLIKMFTLGHDFMPAPIHAGGLRYHGMAPIVCHMYDLGLIEARAYHQNPVFEAALSFTRAEGHLPAPETAHAVRATMDEALRCKETGEARVIVFNASGHGHFDLTSYQKYMAGELKDFDYPEDELQRSLKNLPKTGNE, via the coding sequence ATGGAGGATCACACTGTGGATGATACAAAGATATTTCTATCTGAAGATGAAATGCCTACTCACTGGTACAATATAGTTGCGGATTTCCCAAAGCCTTTACCACCGGTACTTCATCCAGGGACTGGACAGCCTATTGGTCCGGATGACTTAGCCCCCCTCTTTCCTATGGACCTGATTATGCAGGAGGTCAGCCAGGAGAGATTCATAGAGATACCAAAGGAAGTAAGGGATGTATACAGATTGTGGCGTCCTTCCCCTCTTGTAAGGGCGAGACGTTGGGAAAAGGCCCTTGGTACTCCTGCCAGGATCTACTACAAATGGGAAGGGGTCAGCCCTGCAGGAAGCCACAAGCCGAATACAGCCGTTGCTCAGGCATATTATAATAAAAAGGCCGGTATCACGAGAATTACAACTGAGACAGGCGCAGGTCAATGGGGGAGTGCACTTGCCTTTGCCTGTAATCTCTTTGGAATAGAATGTAAGGTCTATATGGTGCGGGTCAGTTATGATCAGAAACCCTATCGCCGCATCATGATGGAGGCATGGGGCGCTAAGTGTATCTCCAGCCCGAGCAATGAAACCGCTGCAGGAAGGAAAATCCTGGAAAAGTATCCTGATACGCCAGGCTCACTTGGTATAGCCATTAGCGAGGCGGTTGAAGAAGCGGCAAGCCGGGATGATACCAAATATTCTCTGGGTAGTGTGTTAAACCACGTAATGCTTCACCAGACAGTTATAGGACTTGAGACGAAAATACAATTTGAAAAGGTCGGAGAATATCCGGATGTTGTCATAGGTTGTGCGGGCGGAGGATCTAATTTTGCAGGTTTGGCGATTCCCTTTGTGAGAGATAAGATCATTGACGGGAGGGATATTAAGGTGATTGCCGTTGAACCTACAGCTTGTCCTACTCTGACAAAAGGGCTTTATCGTTATGATTTCGGAGATACTGCTTGTACAACGCCGCTGATCAAGATGTTTACGCTTGGTCATGATTTCATGCCGGCCCCTATCCATGCAGGAGGCCTTCGTTATCATGGCATGGCCCCGATAGTGTGCCACATGTATGACCTTGGTTTGATCGAAGCAAGGGCGTACCATCAGAATCCGGTGTTTGAAGCAGCGCTTAGTTTTACAAGGGCCGAAGGGCATCTCCCTGCACCTGAGACAGCGCATGCAGTCAGGGCAACTATGGACGAGGCACTGCGCTGCAAGGAAACCGGCGAGGCCAGGGTAATAGTATTCAATGCGAGCGGGCACGGACATTTTGACCTGACATCATATCAGAAATACATGGCCGGTGAATTAAAGGATTTTGACTATCCGGAGGATGAGCTGCAGCGGTCGCTCAAAAACCTCCCTAAAACAGGTAATGAGTGA
- a CDS encoding YceI family protein, whose protein sequence is MIRKSKISLGVLLLLTFFLIFGSGISRAELARYDIDPDHSSIEFSVAHMVVSKTKGRFTDYNGFVEMDPDGLKIKAIEAVINTASVNTMHEKRDDHLKNEDFFNVEKFPTMTYKMKYSRKEGSNIIAIGDLTMLGVTKEVTLTGKFNGIVKDPYGNTRAGFTGEGKLNRKDFGMNWSKLLDSGGMVVGDEITLKLEMECIKATPAK, encoded by the coding sequence ATGATTCGTAAATCTAAAATAAGTCTGGGTGTTTTGTTACTTCTCACTTTTTTTCTAATCTTTGGCTCTGGTATCAGCAGGGCTGAGCTTGCCCGGTATGATATTGACCCGGATCACTCCTCTATAGAGTTCAGTGTTGCCCACATGGTGGTTTCAAAGACAAAGGGCCGGTTTACAGACTATAATGGTTTCGTGGAAATGGATCCTGATGGATTGAAGATTAAGGCTATAGAAGCTGTAATTAACACGGCATCGGTAAATACCATGCATGAAAAGCGGGATGACCATCTCAAAAATGAAGATTTCTTTAACGTTGAGAAATTTCCTACAATGACATACAAGATGAAGTATTCGCGTAAAGAGGGAAGCAACATTATTGCAATCGGTGATCTGACAATGCTGGGTGTAACCAAAGAGGTCACACTGACTGGGAAGTTTAACGGTATTGTTAAGGACCCTTATGGAAATACGCGTGCAGGGTTTACAGGAGAGGGAAAGTTGAACAGAAAAGACTTCGGGATGAACTGGAGCAAACTGCTGGACAGCGGTGGGATGGTTGTCGGCGACGAGATAACTCTCAAACTCGAGATGGAATGCATTAAGGCCACTCCGGCAAAATGA